The window ATCTGTGATAGCACAATGAACATAGCGCTCACGGGAATGATGGGTTCGGGAAAAACCGCGATCGGAAAAATCCTAGCCGAAAAACTCGGGATGAGATTTTTTGACATGGATACTCATATAGAAAAGACCGCCAAAAAAAAGATAAAAGACGTATTCGCCGACGGAGGTGAAGCGCTCTTCCGCCAAATGGAGAGGGAGCTCGTAAAATGCCTCTCTGCTCTGGACGGCCTTGTGATCTCAACCGGCGGAGGAATAGTGCTGAATGGTGAGAACATCAAGGACCTGAGAAAAAAGGGAAAAATAGTTTATCTGAAAGCGAAGCCGGAAATCCTTTTTGAACGGATCAAAAAAGATAAGAACAGGCCTCTTCTCAATGTGGAAGATCCCCTCGCGGAACTGAGAAGGAAATACGAAAAGAGAAAAAAACTTTATGCCGACTGCGATATCTGTGTGGACACGGCCGGCAGGAAAGAGGAAGAAATATGCGCGGAAATAGCGAAAAAAATAAAGGCGGTGCGACATGCATAAAACTGTGATAGGCGAAAAACTTGATATAGGGAAGATCGTTTTTCCGCTGGTGAGGAATCATGTGAA is drawn from Candidatus Omnitrophota bacterium and contains these coding sequences:
- a CDS encoding shikimate kinase; the protein is MNIALTGMMGSGKTAIGKILAEKLGMRFFDMDTHIEKTAKKKIKDVFADGGEALFRQMERELVKCLSALDGLVISTGGGIVLNGENIKDLRKKGKIVYLKAKPEILFERIKKDKNRPLLNVEDPLAELRRKYEKRKKLYADCDICVDTAGRKEEEICAEIAKKIKAVRHA